The Gordonia sp. KTR9 genome contains a region encoding:
- a CDS encoding arsenate reductase/protein-tyrosine-phosphatase family protein, translating into MVTGSDHTATPPMSILFVCTGNICRSPIGERVLTGLAGRAGVPVTSTSAGVGALNGQPIHPHASAVLVENGYDAAGFESRYLRPPMLVESDLVLCMSREHRAVAQQMAPARWKRVFTLTEFAALCDLGALPEIIAGRGRLDPNSDLLDIVDPMGRPREDFDRVFAEVEPKVTAVVAWLAAQAPSSATERVAGEGR; encoded by the coding sequence ATGGTGACCGGATCCGATCACACGGCGACGCCGCCGATGTCGATCCTGTTCGTGTGCACGGGGAACATCTGCCGTTCGCCGATCGGCGAACGCGTGCTGACCGGTCTCGCCGGCCGGGCGGGTGTCCCCGTGACGTCGACCAGTGCCGGCGTCGGAGCGCTCAACGGCCAGCCCATCCATCCGCACGCTTCGGCCGTGTTGGTCGAGAACGGCTACGACGCCGCAGGATTCGAGTCTCGGTATCTCCGTCCGCCGATGCTCGTGGAGTCCGACCTGGTGCTGTGCATGAGTCGCGAACACCGTGCCGTGGCGCAACAGATGGCGCCGGCGCGTTGGAAGCGGGTGTTCACGCTGACCGAGTTCGCCGCACTGTGCGACCTCGGCGCGCTGCCGGAGATCATCGCCGGACGCGGGCGCCTCGACCCCAACTCCGACCTGCTCGACATCGTGGACCCGATGGGCCGGCCGCGCGAGGACTTCGACCGCGTGTTCGCCGAAGTCGAGCCGAAGGTGACGGCCGTGGTCGCGTGGCTGGCGGCACAGGCCCCCTCATCCGCGACCGAGCGGGTCGCGGGGGAGGGCCGATGA
- a CDS encoding 1,4-dihydroxy-2-naphthoyl-CoA synthase produces the protein MTATSETQGPADQPFDPTSWAAVPGFDDLTDITYHRHVGEGREHGIVRVAFDRPEVRNAFRPHTVDELYRVLDHARRSPDVGTILLTGNGPSPKDGGWAFCSGGDQRIRGRSGYQYATSHDDDVAAAGADTVDAARVKAEGGRLHILEVQRLIRTMPKVVIAVVNGWAAGGGHSLHVVCDLTLASAEHARFKQTDADVGSFDAGYGSAYLAKQVGQKFAREIFFLGEAYDAETMHRMGAVNRVAPHADLEATAIEWARRINSKSPTAQRMLKFAFNLTDDGLMGQQVFAGEATRLAYMTDEAVEGRDAFLEKRDPRWDDYPYYY, from the coding sequence ATGACTGCGACGTCAGAAACCCAGGGACCCGCCGATCAGCCGTTCGACCCGACATCGTGGGCGGCGGTGCCCGGCTTCGACGATCTGACCGACATCACCTATCACCGCCATGTCGGCGAGGGGCGCGAGCACGGCATCGTGCGCGTCGCATTCGACCGCCCCGAGGTCCGCAACGCCTTCCGTCCGCACACCGTCGACGAGCTGTACCGCGTCCTCGACCACGCGCGGCGTTCACCCGACGTCGGCACCATCCTGCTCACCGGCAACGGCCCGAGCCCCAAGGACGGCGGGTGGGCCTTCTGCAGCGGCGGCGATCAGCGCATCCGCGGACGTTCCGGTTACCAGTACGCCACGTCGCACGACGACGACGTCGCAGCGGCCGGCGCCGACACCGTCGACGCGGCACGGGTGAAGGCCGAGGGCGGGCGCCTGCACATCCTCGAGGTCCAGCGCCTCATCCGGACGATGCCCAAGGTCGTCATCGCGGTCGTCAACGGCTGGGCGGCCGGCGGCGGGCATTCCCTGCACGTCGTCTGCGACCTGACCCTCGCGTCGGCCGAGCACGCCCGGTTCAAGCAGACCGACGCCGATGTGGGTTCCTTCGACGCGGGCTACGGAAGCGCGTACCTCGCCAAGCAGGTCGGACAGAAGTTCGCGCGCGAGATCTTCTTCCTCGGGGAGGCCTACGACGCCGAGACCATGCACCGGATGGGCGCGGTCAACCGCGTCGCCCCGCACGCCGACCTCGAGGCCACCGCCATCGAATGGGCGCGCCGGATCAACAGCAAGTCCCCCACCGCCCAGCGCATGCTGAAGTTCGCGTTCAACCTCACCGACGACGGCCTCATGGGTCAGCAGGTCTTCGCCGGCGAGGCCACGCGCCTGGCCTACATGACCGACGAGGCGGTCGAGGGGCGCGACGCCTTCCTCGAGAAGCGCGACCCGCGCTGGGACGACTACCCGTACTACTACTGA
- a CDS encoding DUF4012 domain-containing protein, whose product MIRRVAGNRVVQIVAVLLVLVAAAMVWLAYSAFQVRDDLESVRADASRARALMLDGDQAGARRAAEAATARAQDAEDRSSGFLWSAAAAVPVVGSPLKSVQEMSDAVAALSGDVLVPAADLATVLDPNRLRTGNTVNLALLREAQPALQSVAEKSAEVAAQVSAIEPSWLGVVADARDQLAEQVDAADSTVQATNIAAQLVPSMLGADGPRNYFMAFQTPSEARGTGGLVGGFAVLNATGGRVTIPELGANSEFRDPATPQINLGPEYDAVYSYYRPYTDFRNGNLSAHFPDAAQIWLANWRAQTGRQLDGAIALDPIALKYVLEVVGPVSVGREKITADNVVPITLSTAYQRFADDNAARKDYLQSISQAVVNKLVTSGGSTRDLLEALGRGVHERRIMIYSTDADNQRILESTKLGHQISDTSSPYLQVAVGNASGTKLDYYLRREISYSSGGCDGDTRESTITVKLTNTLDTTDTTDYVAGNLGTELSVKKGTNLANVEFLATKGAVLKEMTLGDGGAFYVEQTLHGRPYYSTRVGIAPGQTATIVLKIDEPTSAHGDAEVPIQPLVDDPTVKVDVPACGADQ is encoded by the coding sequence ATGATCCGGCGGGTGGCGGGCAACCGCGTGGTCCAGATCGTCGCGGTCCTGCTGGTCCTGGTCGCGGCGGCCATGGTGTGGCTGGCGTACTCGGCGTTCCAGGTCCGCGACGACCTGGAGTCGGTGCGGGCGGATGCGAGCCGGGCCCGGGCCCTGATGCTCGACGGTGATCAGGCCGGTGCCCGGCGGGCCGCCGAGGCGGCGACCGCGCGCGCCCAGGACGCCGAGGACCGGAGCTCCGGCTTTCTGTGGTCGGCGGCCGCGGCCGTGCCGGTCGTCGGCTCGCCGCTGAAGTCGGTGCAGGAGATGAGCGACGCGGTGGCCGCGCTCTCGGGTGACGTGCTGGTGCCGGCCGCCGATCTCGCGACCGTGCTCGACCCGAATCGTCTGCGTACCGGGAACACCGTGAACCTGGCTCTGTTGCGCGAGGCCCAGCCGGCCCTGCAGTCGGTTGCCGAGAAGTCGGCGGAGGTGGCCGCGCAGGTCTCGGCGATCGAGCCGAGCTGGCTCGGCGTGGTGGCCGATGCCCGGGATCAGCTCGCCGAGCAGGTCGATGCCGCCGATTCGACGGTGCAGGCGACGAACATCGCCGCCCAACTCGTCCCGTCGATGCTGGGCGCCGACGGTCCCCGCAACTACTTCATGGCGTTCCAGACGCCGTCCGAGGCGCGCGGAACCGGTGGTCTCGTCGGCGGTTTCGCGGTGCTGAACGCGACCGGGGGCCGCGTGACGATACCCGAGCTCGGCGCCAATTCGGAGTTCCGCGACCCGGCGACCCCGCAGATCAACCTGGGGCCCGAGTACGACGCCGTCTACTCGTACTACCGGCCCTACACCGACTTCCGGAACGGCAACCTCAGCGCCCACTTCCCCGACGCCGCACAGATCTGGCTGGCGAACTGGCGGGCACAGACCGGCCGGCAGCTCGACGGGGCGATCGCGCTGGACCCGATCGCGCTGAAGTACGTCCTCGAGGTGGTCGGGCCGGTGTCGGTGGGCCGCGAGAAGATCACCGCCGACAACGTCGTCCCGATCACCCTGTCCACGGCCTATCAGCGCTTCGCCGACGACAACGCGGCGCGAAAAGATTACTTGCAGTCCATCTCCCAGGCCGTCGTGAACAAACTCGTCACGTCCGGCGGGAGTACCCGGGATCTGCTGGAGGCACTCGGCCGCGGTGTCCACGAGCGGCGGATCATGATCTACAGCACCGACGCCGACAACCAGCGGATCCTGGAGTCGACCAAGCTCGGGCACCAGATCTCCGACACTTCCTCGCCCTACCTGCAGGTGGCCGTCGGCAACGCGTCGGGGACGAAACTGGATTACTACCTCCGGCGTGAGATCAGCTACTCCTCGGGTGGATGTGACGGTGACACGAGGGAGTCGACGATCACGGTGAAACTCACCAACACGCTCGACACCACCGACACCACCGACTACGTCGCCGGGAACCTCGGCACCGAACTGTCGGTGAAGAAGGGCACCAACCTCGCCAACGTGGAGTTCCTGGCGACCAAGGGCGCGGTGCTGAAGGAGATGACCCTCGGCGACGGCGGCGCCTTCTACGTCGAGCAGACGCTGCACGGCCGCCCGTACTACTCGACCCGCGTGGGCATCGCGCCGGGGCAGACCGCCACGATCGTCCTCAAGATCGACGAGCCCACCTCGGCCCACGGCGACGCCGAGGTGCCGATCCAGCCGCTCGTCGACGACCCGACCGTGAAGGTCGACGTCCCCGCGTGCGGGGCCGATCAGTAG